Proteins encoded by one window of Aspergillus puulaauensis MK2 DNA, chromosome 4, nearly complete sequence:
- a CDS encoding uncharacterized protein (COG:S;~EggNog:ENOG410PFXI;~InterPro:IPR022657,IPR001077,IPR036388,IPR016461, IPR029063,IPR036390;~PFAM:PF00891;~SMCOG1042:O-methyltransferase;~antiSMASH:Cluster_4.6;~go_function: GO:0008168 - methyltransferase activity [Evidence IEA];~go_function: GO:0008171 - O-methyltransferase activity [Evidence IEA]) has protein sequence MDTLTLKERAADIFQTANSLADELALTGHPEPTFEHGLPSHLHGDAPESEARNLKDQLLRMVDELNALLSEPTELLVPETRLPTLSIHPIVRLGIAENFPEQGTTVSDLAQALHLSQSVVGRLLAHSATHHVFYEAEPGFYVHTAASRLLCQNKGMRDWVRVGAEEGLPGILKIADAVSQYPDSQEPEHCGWNIANNIDQPVFRALTSMPDRAATIASAMDWQTRHSGFSPKYLAEAFPWQTNAPDDRDGLGLTVVDVGGGLGHISRALAEHAHPAAETATFIVQDLRDIVDAGQSILPAQLKGRVSFQVHDFFTEQPVHDADVYLLSSVLHDWPDKYAARILRALVPSLKTDAKVVINERLVPGFHEAHYMVERHYRAFDITMLGFQNSLERTRKNWEDLIKEADGRFELTSVKQPKGSFLAIIEVTWRG, from the exons ATCTCCACGGCGATGCGCCGGAGTCAGAAGCTAGGAACCTAAAGGACCAGCTTCTCCGTATGGTTGACGAGCTCAATGCGCTCCTTTCAGAGCCCACAGAGCTGCTTGTACCTGAGACA CGCCTCCCAACTCTAAGCATCCATCCTATCGTCCGTCTCGGCATCGCAGAAAACTTCCCAGAGCAGGGGACCACGGTCTCTGATCTCGCACAAGCACTGCACCTGAGTCAGAGTGTCGTGGGTCGGTTACTCGCACACAGCGCAACACATCATGTCTTTTATGAGGCCGAGCCGGGATTCTACGTCCATACTGCGGCGTCTCGGCTTTTGTGCCAGAATAAAGGAATGCGGGACTGGGTTCGTGTTGGTGCGGAGGAGGGTCTTCCTGGGATATTGAAG ATCGCCGACGCCGTATCACAGTATCCAGATTCACAGGAGCCTGAGCATTGC GGCTGGAATATCGCAAACAACATAGACCAGCCTGTCTTCCGCGCGCTGACAAGCATGCCCGACCGCGCAGCCACAATCGCCAGCGCTATGGACTGGCAAACGAGGCATTCAGGCTTCTCCCCGAAATATCTAGCAGAGGCTTTCCCGTGGCAGACCAACGCACCAGATGACCGCGACGGACTAGGGCTGACCGTTGTCGacgtcggcggcggcctcGGGCATATATCGCGCGCACTGGCAGAGCACGCACATCCAGCCGCTGAGACTGCTACATTCATCGTCCAGGATCTGCGTGATATTGTAGACGCGGGACAATCCATCCTCCCTGCGCAGCTGAAGGGGCGGGTGAGCTTCCAAGTGCATGACTTTTTCACCGAGCAGCCGGTCCATGATGCGGATGTGTATCTTCTGTCCTCTGTCTTGCATGACTGGCCGGATAAGTATGCAGCCAGGATCTTGCGGGCGTTGGTGCCGAGTTTGAAGACGGATGCAAAGGTTGTGATTAATGAGCGTCTAGTGCCGGGGTTTCATGAGGCGCATTATATGGTCGAGAGGCATTATCG TGCATTCGATATTACCATGCTGGGCTTTCAGAATTCCCTGGAGCGGACGAGGAAGAACTGGGAGGATCTGATCAAGGAGGCCGATGGGCGATTCGAATTGACAAGCGTTAAGCAGCCGAAGGGGTCGTTTTTGGCCATTATTGAAGTGACTTGGAGGGGATGA